The Thiomonas sp. FB-Cd genome includes a window with the following:
- a CDS encoding YeeE/YedE family protein: MTSINQLLWGGIAVSVVFGAAAQASQFCPQGGLREAMLESRPARLAAYFVAIGVALLGVAALQLVLRHAVEPSHPPYRAVQLAWGRYVLGGLLFGAGMVLARGCPLRTLVRSAQGSLQAMVSLFAMGVAAFAMISTFAFNDWVAPWIGRLSFDLGRLGWRSQGLDAVMGLHGHVARSLLGAAVGAALLVLAAGGLRGRRHRVQWVGSALIGLMVAAGYALTAGSLGMRAVDDAAFMSQPPDGLGVQSLSFAGPLSDAARFAMHPQTQTFTLGVALLLGALLGAVFAALVRDEFRLQWPQEARPLMVQLAGALMTGAGAVLGLGCTVGHGLSGLSVLSLGSALGLACIFAGAWVTILITSRFASTPIQPAAVGAEV, encoded by the coding sequence ATGACTTCCATCAATCAACTGCTGTGGGGTGGGATCGCCGTGTCGGTCGTGTTCGGCGCCGCTGCTCAGGCTTCGCAGTTCTGCCCGCAAGGTGGCCTGCGTGAGGCGATGCTGGAATCCAGGCCAGCGCGTCTGGCCGCATACTTCGTGGCCATCGGCGTCGCGCTGCTGGGCGTCGCGGCCCTCCAGTTGGTACTCCGGCATGCGGTGGAGCCTTCCCACCCGCCGTACCGTGCCGTCCAGCTGGCTTGGGGCCGGTACGTTCTCGGCGGTCTTCTGTTCGGTGCTGGCATGGTGCTGGCGCGCGGCTGTCCACTGCGCACCCTGGTGCGCAGTGCGCAGGGCAGCCTGCAAGCGATGGTGTCGCTGTTCGCGATGGGCGTGGCTGCGTTTGCGATGATCAGCACCTTCGCGTTCAACGACTGGGTCGCGCCATGGATCGGTCGCCTGTCGTTCGACCTGGGCCGCTTGGGTTGGCGCAGCCAGGGCCTTGACGCCGTCATGGGCCTGCACGGCCATGTGGCGAGATCGCTGCTGGGCGCCGCGGTTGGTGCCGCCTTGCTGGTGCTCGCTGCCGGCGGTCTGCGTGGACGCCGACACCGGGTGCAATGGGTTGGCTCGGCTTTGATCGGTCTGATGGTCGCCGCAGGCTACGCCCTGACCGCCGGCTCCTTGGGTATGCGCGCAGTTGACGACGCAGCGTTCATGAGCCAGCCACCCGACGGCCTGGGGGTCCAGTCCCTCAGTTTCGCCGGGCCCTTGAGCGATGCCGCACGCTTTGCCATGCACCCGCAGACGCAGACGTTCACCCTCGGCGTTGCGCTGCTTTTGGGCGCACTCCTCGGCGCAGTCTTCGCGGCGCTGGTACGCGATGAATTTCGCCTTCAATGGCCACAGGAAGCGCGGCCATTGATGGTCCAACTCGCTGGCGCCCTGATGACCGGCGCCGGGGCTGTTCTCGGGCTCGGTTGCACTGTCGGGCACGGGCTCAGCGGCTTGTCGGTGTTGTCGCTGGGATCGGCGCTGGGACTGGCTTGCATTTTCGCGGGGGCATGGGTAACGATCCTCATCACCTCGCGTTTCGCCAGCACGCCGATTCAGCCGGCGGCTGTCGGTGCGGAGGTCTGA
- a CDS encoding MFS transporter, with translation MQASAMDGASHARYTQGIRANLHQFVWQAVQVSFVGLVIGMERTVLPVVAGRDFGVPKSSFLYLLAFVISFGLVKGALNFVAGRLSERIGRKTVLVLGWVAAIPIPLLIYFAQSWWWIVAANGFLGINQGFAWSMTVTSKVDITRPEQRGLATGINEFAGYAAVGLAGLATAYLAELYGPRLALLGFATVVIVLALLTALLFVRETLPWAHAERHRHASGTHTGLRPRFAEGLPEHPTSMQVFGYVSFRNPTFSALCQAGVANKVADTLLWVLFPLYLHAQGLSLVRVGWVTGVYGLSWGVSQLWTGPLSDRIGRRTPVVTGLWLLAAGVAAVVLVDGFVAWTITAVVMGVGMALLYPNLIASVADIAYPTWRSSALGTYRYWRDTGYAIGALVLGLIAQARGDVVPAFWFTAAWLVASGAWVLLRAQETHPGHPSKSKRS, from the coding sequence ATGCAAGCATCCGCCATGGACGGTGCCAGCCACGCGCGCTATACCCAGGGCATTCGCGCCAACCTGCACCAGTTCGTGTGGCAGGCGGTGCAGGTGTCCTTCGTCGGTCTGGTCATCGGCATGGAACGTACCGTGTTGCCAGTGGTCGCCGGCCGTGACTTTGGTGTTCCCAAGTCCTCTTTCCTGTACCTGCTGGCTTTCGTCATTTCGTTCGGCCTGGTCAAGGGCGCGCTGAACTTCGTCGCCGGGCGGCTTTCCGAGCGCATCGGGCGCAAGACAGTGCTCGTGCTGGGCTGGGTCGCAGCCATCCCGATTCCGCTTCTGATTTATTTCGCGCAGTCTTGGTGGTGGATCGTCGCGGCGAATGGCTTCCTCGGCATCAACCAAGGCTTTGCCTGGAGCATGACGGTCACCAGCAAGGTCGACATCACCCGGCCCGAGCAGCGCGGCCTGGCCACCGGGATCAACGAGTTCGCCGGCTACGCTGCAGTCGGCCTGGCCGGCCTGGCCACCGCCTATCTGGCGGAGCTCTATGGACCGCGCCTGGCCCTGCTGGGCTTTGCCACCGTGGTCATCGTGCTCGCCCTGCTGACGGCGCTCTTGTTCGTGCGCGAAACCCTGCCGTGGGCGCACGCCGAGCGCCACCGTCACGCCAGCGGAACGCACACCGGGCTGCGCCCCCGCTTTGCCGAGGGGCTGCCCGAACATCCAACCTCAATGCAGGTCTTTGGCTACGTGTCGTTCCGGAACCCGACCTTCTCGGCGCTGTGTCAGGCTGGCGTGGCGAACAAGGTGGCCGACACCTTGCTGTGGGTGCTGTTTCCGCTGTACCTGCATGCGCAGGGCCTGAGCCTGGTGCGGGTGGGCTGGGTCACCGGGGTCTACGGGCTGAGCTGGGGTGTGTCGCAGCTGTGGACCGGGCCGCTCTCCGACCGCATCGGCAGGCGCACACCGGTGGTGACCGGATTGTGGTTGCTCGCTGCCGGCGTTGCCGCAGTGGTTCTGGTGGACGGATTCGTGGCGTGGACCATCACGGCCGTGGTGATGGGTGTAGGCATGGCCTTGTTGTATCCCAACCTGATCGCCTCGGTTGCTGACATCGCCTATCCGACCTGGCGCAGCTCGGCGCTGGGCACCTACCGCTACTGGCGCGATACCGGTTACGCCATCGGCGCATTGGTGTTGGGTCTCATCGCCCAGGCGCGCGGTGATGTCGTGCCGGCCTTCTGGTTCACGGCGGCATGGCTCGTGGCCTCCGGCGCCTGGGTGCTGTTGCGCGCGCAGGAAACCCATCCCGGCCACCCTTCAAAATCGAAACGCTCATGA
- a CDS encoding MBL fold metallo-hydrolase: MFFKQLATTDSSLSYFFGCGGLGKAVAVDVVAGDETWFIEQAAQAGVTITHVIDTHVHADHLSGGRSLAQMSGARYCLHESARGFVRFDFEALRDRQVIVAGNVTVEVLHTPGHTVDSMCLLVTDRRRGEAPWFVLTGDTLFVGAIGRPDLAGREREMANILYDTLHDKLLTLPDAIEIYPGHQAGSVCGAGLSGKPSSTLAFEKRWNAALSQPREAFVDALLAQIPPRPHAMDRIVAQNIAA; encoded by the coding sequence ATGTTCTTCAAGCAACTTGCAACCACAGACTCGAGCCTGTCCTATTTCTTCGGCTGTGGCGGCCTTGGCAAGGCCGTGGCCGTGGATGTGGTCGCTGGCGACGAAACCTGGTTCATTGAGCAGGCGGCCCAGGCCGGCGTGACCATCACCCACGTCATCGACACCCATGTGCATGCCGATCACCTCAGCGGCGGCCGCAGCCTGGCGCAGATGAGCGGTGCCCGCTACTGCCTGCACGAGTCGGCACGCGGATTCGTGCGGTTCGACTTCGAGGCGCTGCGCGACCGCCAGGTCATCGTGGCTGGCAACGTGACCGTTGAAGTCCTGCATACCCCCGGGCACACCGTGGACAGCATGTGCCTGCTGGTCACCGACAGGCGCCGCGGCGAGGCGCCCTGGTTCGTGCTCACCGGCGACACCCTGTTCGTCGGCGCCATCGGGCGTCCGGACCTGGCCGGACGCGAGCGCGAGATGGCGAACATCCTGTACGACACCTTGCATGACAAGCTGCTGACCCTTCCCGACGCGATCGAGATCTATCCAGGCCATCAGGCCGGCAGCGTGTGCGGGGCCGGTTTGTCGGGCAAGCCTTCGTCGACCCTGGCGTTCGAGAAGCGCTGGAACGCGGCCCTGAGCCAGCCGCGTGAAGCGTTCGTCGACGCCTTGCTGGCGCAGATTCCACCCCGCCCGCACGCGATGGATCGCATCGTCGCCCAGAACATCGCGGCGTGA
- a CDS encoding DsrE/DsrF/TusD sulfur relay family protein, which produces MSDILFILNEAPYGSERTYNALRLAVTLAAQPEQGVRLFLMADAVLAAKAGQKVPAGYYNVETMLGKVVSRGEVALCGTCMDARALRDEELLAGCRRSTMAQLGQWTAAADKVLVF; this is translated from the coding sequence ATGAGCGACATTCTGTTCATACTCAACGAGGCGCCCTACGGCAGCGAGCGCACCTACAACGCGTTGCGGCTCGCCGTGACCCTGGCTGCCCAGCCCGAACAAGGGGTCCGCCTGTTCCTCATGGCGGACGCGGTGCTCGCAGCCAAGGCGGGACAGAAGGTCCCTGCCGGCTATTACAACGTGGAAACGATGCTGGGCAAGGTCGTCAGTCGTGGCGAGGTCGCCTTGTGCGGTACCTGCATGGATGCACGTGCCCTGCGCGACGAAGAACTGCTCGCCGGCTGCAGGCGCTCGACCATGGCGCAGCTCGGCCAATGGACGGCCGCAGCAGACAAGGTGCTCGTGTTCTGA
- a CDS encoding metalloregulator ArsR/SmtB family transcription factor, translating into MKSRELKDHLYGQVARIGAALASPKRLELLELLAQGEKSVEALAQAASIDVKLASAHLRVLRTAQLVAVRRDGKSRIYRLSGADVSALWVTLRGLAESHLAELQVVMNRLFAGPERLTLESGHSLLEKVRAGDVVLLDVRPESEFRTAHIPGARSVPLDELEARIEELPRDREVVAYCRGPFCIMSDAAVTLLARHGLRARKAAEGVPEWRAAGLPVEFATV; encoded by the coding sequence ATGAAGTCCCGCGAATTAAAAGACCACCTGTATGGCCAAGTCGCGCGCATCGGTGCGGCGTTGGCCAGCCCCAAGCGGCTTGAACTGCTCGAACTGCTCGCGCAGGGAGAGAAGTCCGTGGAGGCGCTGGCGCAGGCAGCGTCCATTGATGTCAAGCTTGCCAGCGCCCACCTTCGGGTGCTGCGCACAGCGCAGCTTGTCGCCGTGCGGCGAGACGGCAAAAGCCGCATTTACCGGCTCAGCGGTGCGGACGTGTCGGCCCTGTGGGTCACACTGCGCGGTTTGGCCGAATCGCATCTGGCCGAACTGCAGGTCGTCATGAACCGGCTGTTCGCGGGGCCCGAGCGGCTCACGCTGGAGAGCGGCCACTCGCTGCTGGAGAAGGTGCGTGCCGGCGATGTCGTGCTGCTGGACGTGCGCCCCGAGAGTGAGTTCCGCACTGCGCACATTCCCGGCGCGCGCTCGGTGCCGCTGGACGAACTTGAGGCGCGGATCGAGGAGCTGCCGCGGGACCGCGAAGTGGTCGCCTATTGCCGCGGTCCGTTTTGCATCATGTCCGACGCGGCCGTCACGCTGCTGGCGCGGCACGGTCTGCGTGCGCGCAAGGCGGCCGAAGGCGTGCCCGAGTGGCGCGCTGCCGGGTTGCCCGTGGAATTTGCCACAGTCTGA
- a CDS encoding PLP-dependent aminotransferase family protein: protein MSIILSQRSARYTTSPIRELLKLTEQPGMISLAGGLPAADSFPVNALRAACAEVLDTQAHAALQYGPSEGIAPLRQWVAAHLSAQGVTATADEVLITNGSQQGLDLVGRVLIDPGSTVLVERPTYLGALQAFAPYAPQFVDLDDDGDGALPALQAPARRDARMVYLQPDFRNPTGQTMTAARRAQWALALRDSKIALVEDAPYGELWFDGPPPKPLAAQLPGQSILLGTFSKVLSPGLRLGYVHAPQDVIAQMTLARQAADLQTSSLTQRLVLRVLEDGLLDAQLPRIRALYRAQRDAMLAALSRHMPDTVLWDVPQGGMFLWLRLPQGADATALLPLALARKVAYVPGTAFYAAGVAPRNTLRLSYATATPAQIETAIAHLGKVFSTTSRVSAPRGDTPVFAG from the coding sequence ATGTCCATCATCCTGTCCCAGCGCAGCGCGCGCTACACCACCTCACCCATCCGCGAACTGCTCAAGCTCACCGAGCAGCCGGGCATGATTTCGTTGGCGGGCGGCTTGCCTGCGGCCGACAGCTTCCCGGTGAACGCTCTTCGCGCTGCCTGTGCCGAGGTGCTCGATACCCAGGCGCATGCAGCCTTGCAGTACGGGCCGAGCGAAGGCATCGCGCCCTTGCGCCAGTGGGTGGCCGCGCACCTGAGCGCGCAGGGCGTGACCGCCACGGCCGACGAAGTGCTCATCACCAATGGCTCGCAGCAAGGGCTCGATCTGGTGGGCCGCGTGTTGATCGACCCGGGCAGCACGGTCCTGGTGGAGCGCCCGACCTACCTCGGCGCGCTGCAGGCCTTCGCGCCGTATGCCCCGCAGTTCGTCGACCTGGATGACGATGGCGACGGCGCGCTGCCCGCGCTGCAGGCGCCGGCGCGCCGCGATGCGCGCATGGTCTACCTGCAACCGGACTTCCGCAATCCGACAGGGCAAACCATGACCGCTGCGCGGCGCGCGCAATGGGCGCTGGCGCTGCGGGACAGCAAGATCGCCTTGGTGGAAGACGCCCCGTACGGCGAGCTCTGGTTCGATGGCCCGCCGCCCAAGCCGCTGGCCGCCCAGCTGCCCGGCCAGAGCATTTTGCTTGGGACGTTCTCCAAAGTGCTCTCGCCCGGACTGCGTCTCGGCTATGTGCACGCGCCGCAGGATGTCATCGCCCAGATGACCCTAGCGCGCCAGGCCGCCGACTTGCAGACGTCCAGCCTCACGCAAAGGCTGGTGCTCAGGGTGCTGGAAGACGGCCTGCTGGATGCGCAACTTCCCCGCATCCGCGCCCTGTATCGTGCTCAGCGCGATGCCATGCTCGCTGCGCTGTCCCGTCACATGCCCGACACCGTGCTTTGGGATGTTCCCCAAGGCGGCATGTTCCTCTGGCTGCGCCTGCCGCAAGGCGCGGACGCCACAGCGCTGCTGCCGTTGGCGCTTGCGCGCAAAGTGGCCTATGTGCCGGGGACAGCGTTTTACGCGGCAGGCGTTGCGCCGCGCAACACCTTGCGCCTGTCGTATGCAACAGCCACACCCGCGCAGATCGAGACGGCCATTGCGCATCTGGGCAAAGTCTTCTCCACGACAAGCCGCGTGAGCGCGCCCCGCGGCGACACCCCCGTCTTTGCCGGCTGA
- a CDS encoding DMT family transporter gives MATSPPRAARLPVPTGWEALSLGLLGVGLFAFSLPMTRLAVGSAQQPQLSPEFVALGRAAVAGVLAAMAGGVVFGFPLLTAMALRQVDAVHASLILALLPLFTAAMGAVLARQRPSLGFWACAVLGSALVMAYTLLHGAPGVPLHVHVADALLVGAMLAAALGYALGAHLTQSRPAGQVISWALVLSLPFTLPAAYWLRPVVAVQASAWGGFAYVAVVSMWLGFLAWYRALAVGGTVRISQLQLLQPFLSMLAAAALLHEPLDVITLLFASGVLGVVFLARRMPVHAARNPTPKRS, from the coding sequence ATGGCCACGTCCCCTCCACGCGCTGCGCGCCTCCCTGTGCCCACCGGGTGGGAGGCGTTGTCTCTGGGCCTGCTTGGTGTGGGGCTGTTCGCGTTTTCTCTCCCCATGACGCGCCTGGCCGTCGGGTCAGCACAACAACCGCAGCTCTCGCCCGAATTCGTGGCGCTGGGGCGTGCTGCCGTGGCCGGGGTGCTTGCTGCGATGGCAGGCGGCGTGGTGTTCGGCTTTCCGCTGCTGACGGCAATGGCCTTGCGGCAGGTGGACGCGGTCCACGCATCGCTCATCCTGGCCTTGCTGCCCTTGTTCACCGCTGCCATGGGCGCCGTGCTAGCCAGGCAGCGACCCTCGCTGGGCTTCTGGGCATGCGCGGTTTTGGGCAGTGCACTCGTCATGGCCTATACGCTGCTGCACGGCGCTCCAGGCGTGCCGTTGCATGTGCACGTGGCCGACGCGCTGCTGGTTGGCGCCATGCTCGCGGCGGCGCTGGGCTACGCCCTGGGCGCACACCTGACCCAATCGCGCCCGGCCGGCCAGGTCATCAGCTGGGCGCTGGTGCTGAGCTTGCCGTTCACCTTGCCCGCAGCCTACTGGCTCAGGCCAGTGGTGGCGGTGCAGGCATCGGCCTGGGGTGGGTTCGCCTATGTCGCCGTGGTCTCGATGTGGCTGGGCTTTCTTGCCTGGTATCGCGCCCTGGCGGTGGGCGGCACCGTGCGCATATCGCAACTGCAGCTGCTGCAGCCCTTTCTGTCGATGCTCGCTGCGGCCGCGCTGCTGCACGAACCGCTCGATGTCATCACGCTGCTGTTCGCCAGCGGCGTGCTCGGCGTCGTCTTCCTCGCGCGACGCATGCCGGTGCATGCCGCGCGTAACCCCACCCCGAAAAGGAGCTGA
- a CDS encoding PLP-dependent aminotransferase family protein, translating to MHDSTNTEGLEGVAGPLQRKAATTLAEQLSAQFAARIHNRLLPPGSRLPSVRDCARHHSLSTQTVVAAYDRLQAHGLVEARPQRGYFVRSVDADLVTKAGRGGAQDAVAPPAAPTHATALVRGMFHQMGTGSGVSLHGAPGSGVLPAQWLEGAALGAALRRIARGGELEQASLHYGHPMGDAVLREALSRQLASLSLRASPQQILTTSGASQALDLVLRALTRPGDAVLVESPGWAMQFAQMAYHGLKLLPVPRGPEGPDLDTLEQLARAHGPRLFICVSVLHNPTGQSLSAASAHRVLQLAQRYDFQVVEDDVYASLAETNSPRMCVLDQLERTIYLSGFSKILAPGWRVGFVAAAPRIIDRLIDQKLLAVLTTPALTERAVARTLEQGQLRRAAAQVRGRLDAARARTVLLAEKAGCRFVTPPRGLLGWVDTGVDTAMLAQRLLDAGYLLAPGHLFDPLQQPSTRMRINFTQAQDEAFWQAYAAARR from the coding sequence ATGCATGATTCGACCAACACAGAAGGCCTCGAGGGCGTGGCAGGCCCTCTCCAGCGCAAGGCCGCCACCACCTTGGCGGAGCAGCTCAGTGCGCAATTTGCCGCACGCATCCACAACCGTCTGCTACCTCCAGGCAGCCGTCTGCCCTCGGTACGCGACTGCGCGCGCCACCACAGCCTGAGCACGCAAACCGTGGTGGCAGCCTATGACCGCTTGCAGGCGCACGGTTTGGTCGAGGCGCGCCCGCAGCGCGGCTACTTCGTGCGCAGCGTGGACGCGGATCTGGTGACGAAAGCCGGACGCGGCGGCGCACAGGATGCCGTGGCGCCACCCGCTGCGCCCACCCACGCCACCGCGCTGGTGCGCGGCATGTTTCATCAGATGGGCACCGGCTCTGGCGTGAGCCTGCATGGGGCGCCGGGTTCCGGCGTGCTGCCTGCGCAGTGGCTGGAAGGCGCGGCGCTGGGCGCGGCGCTGCGGCGCATTGCGCGCGGCGGTGAACTGGAGCAGGCTTCGCTGCACTACGGTCATCCGATGGGCGATGCGGTGCTGCGCGAGGCCTTGTCGCGCCAATTGGCGAGCTTGTCGCTGCGTGCGTCGCCGCAGCAGATTCTCACAACGAGCGGCGCCTCTCAGGCGCTCGATCTCGTGCTGCGCGCGCTCACCCGGCCCGGTGATGCGGTGCTGGTGGAAAGCCCCGGCTGGGCGATGCAGTTCGCGCAGATGGCGTATCACGGCCTCAAGCTGCTGCCGGTGCCGCGCGGCCCCGAGGGGCCCGATCTGGACACCCTGGAGCAGCTCGCGCGCGCCCATGGGCCGCGACTGTTCATCTGCGTGAGCGTGCTGCACAACCCGACCGGGCAGAGCCTGAGTGCGGCCAGCGCCCACCGCGTGCTGCAACTGGCACAGCGTTACGACTTCCAGGTGGTCGAAGACGATGTGTACGCCTCGCTGGCCGAAACCAACAGCCCGCGCATGTGCGTGCTCGACCAGCTGGAGCGCACCATCTACCTCAGCGGCTTTTCGAAGATCCTCGCCCCCGGCTGGCGGGTCGGGTTCGTCGCTGCGGCGCCGCGCATCATCGACCGCCTGATCGACCAAAAGCTGCTGGCCGTGCTCACTACGCCCGCCTTGACCGAGCGCGCAGTGGCGCGCACGTTGGAGCAGGGGCAGTTGCGCCGCGCGGCCGCGCAGGTTCGCGGCCGGCTGGACGCTGCGCGCGCGCGGACGGTGCTGCTGGCGGAAAAGGCCGGCTGCCGCTTCGTGACGCCACCGCGCGGCCTGCTGGGCTGGGTGGACACGGGCGTGGACACCGCCATGCTGGCGCAGCGCCTGCTCGATGCCGGCTATCTGCTCGCTCCCGGCCATCTCTTTGATCCGCTCCAGCAGCCCTCGACCCGCATGCGCATCAACTTCACCCAGGCGCAGGATGAAGCGTTCTGGCAGGCCTACGCTGCGGCGCGGCGCTGA
- a CDS encoding MFS transporter, with product MKSTFRSLHGYNYRIWAAGTTVSNVGTWMQRIAQDWLVLTELTRHSGTAVGVVMSLQFGPPILLMPLAGMAVDRCNLRKLLLVTQAAMALTALALGVLVMARLVTLWQVYLMAGIMGCISAFDSPARQTFIAELVGDDDLPNAVALNASLFNSAQLIGPAIAGLMIAAIGTGWVFMVNALSFVAVLASLMKMRVGELRPLHRGDEPSTGIADGLRYVRSRPNLVIALIMLFLVGTYGLNFPIFISTMSVTAFHGSAGLYGGLSSTMAVGSVLGALLAAGRGRPSLVVLAASAFAFGLACALAAVMPSAWLFGAMLAALGAVAQTFTTSTNSLVQLSTDPPMRGRVMAIYMGIFLGCTPLGAPLVGWVADRFGPRWALGVAAGSGFIAAIVATVYLVRRIEPAVQNG from the coding sequence TTGAAGAGCACGTTCCGGTCACTGCACGGGTATAACTACCGCATCTGGGCTGCCGGTACCACGGTCTCCAACGTGGGCACGTGGATGCAGCGCATCGCGCAGGACTGGCTGGTGCTGACTGAACTGACGAGGCATAGCGGAACGGCAGTCGGGGTGGTGATGTCGCTTCAGTTCGGACCTCCGATTCTGCTGATGCCCTTGGCGGGCATGGCCGTCGATCGATGCAACCTGCGCAAGCTCTTGCTCGTAACCCAAGCGGCGATGGCGCTCACGGCCCTGGCCCTGGGCGTGCTCGTGATGGCACGCCTCGTCACGCTGTGGCAGGTCTATCTGATGGCCGGCATCATGGGCTGCATCAGTGCCTTTGATTCGCCGGCGCGCCAGACTTTCATCGCCGAACTTGTCGGCGATGACGATCTTCCGAACGCGGTTGCCTTGAACGCGTCGCTCTTCAACAGCGCGCAACTGATCGGCCCGGCGATTGCCGGCCTGATGATTGCAGCCATCGGCACCGGATGGGTCTTCATGGTCAACGCGCTGTCGTTCGTCGCAGTGCTCGCATCGCTGATGAAGATGCGCGTCGGCGAACTCCGGCCCCTGCACAGGGGTGACGAGCCCAGCACGGGCATTGCCGACGGTCTTCGTTACGTCCGCAGCAGACCCAACCTTGTGATCGCCCTGATCATGCTGTTCCTCGTGGGAACCTACGGGCTCAATTTCCCGATCTTCATTTCGACCATGTCGGTCACGGCGTTTCACGGCAGCGCCGGCCTTTACGGCGGCCTGTCCTCGACGATGGCAGTCGGTTCCGTCCTCGGCGCCTTGCTTGCCGCGGGGCGCGGGCGGCCAAGCCTGGTCGTCCTCGCGGCCAGTGCGTTCGCCTTTGGCTTGGCCTGCGCGCTTGCCGCAGTGATGCCCAGCGCCTGGCTGTTCGGTGCGATGCTGGCAGCGCTTGGCGCAGTGGCGCAGACCTTCACAACTTCGACGAACAGCTTGGTTCAGCTCTCGACCGATCCCCCGATGCGCGGGCGCGTGATGGCGATCTACATGGGCATCTTTCTGGGGTGCACGCCACTGGGCGCACCCCTGGTGGGATGGGTCGCCGACAGATTCGGCCCACGCTGGGCCCTGGGTGTTGCGGCTGGGTCGGGGTTCATCGCTGCAATCGTCGCGACCGTTTACCTGGTCCGCCGCATCGAGCCCGCAGTCCAGAACGGTTAA
- a CDS encoding DHA2 family efflux MFS transporter permease subunit, whose product MADDDPLQAPRMLIPLIVAIAFLMEQLDVTIVTTAIPDMARALHTTAVHMSLAVSAYILTLAVFIPLSGWCADRFGTRRVFTAALAVFTFGSALCGMADSLAMLVATRVLQGLGGAMMTPVGRLILLRSFPRTQLVRAMTYTTLPAIVGPVIGPLLGGYLTTYLSWRWIFYINLPFGLIGMLLAYRFVTPLPAKDVPPFDLAGFTLFGVGVGLLQLSMEGVGHLPWVALTTLAAIAVGLVLGFAWRGRAQEHPAVDLGLLRERAFAIATMAGGLCRVAMNAPVYLLPLLLQLGLGMSPVASGSLTFLSAFGAPLIRVVVGPALRHLGFRSLLIGSALACSAMLASFALIGPQTSHLRIAAVIVLFGLVRSTQFMTSNTLAYADVEPWRLSRATSLGGLLQQLTVSFGVSFGAALLGLFAPNRLAPALSTFHAVFFTLAGLPLLALPGFARLRRTDGAIVSGHRI is encoded by the coding sequence ATGGCCGACGACGACCCGCTGCAAGCGCCGCGGATGCTGATTCCGCTCATCGTGGCAATCGCGTTCCTGATGGAGCAGCTCGACGTCACCATCGTGACCACCGCGATTCCCGACATGGCGCGTGCGTTACACACGACCGCCGTGCACATGAGCCTTGCGGTGAGCGCCTACATCCTCACCCTCGCCGTGTTCATTCCGCTCAGCGGATGGTGCGCCGACCGCTTCGGCACGCGTCGGGTGTTCACGGCAGCGCTTGCAGTGTTCACCTTCGGTTCGGCCTTATGCGGCATGGCCGACAGCCTTGCCATGCTCGTGGCCACACGCGTCTTGCAAGGGCTCGGCGGGGCCATGATGACCCCGGTCGGCCGCCTCATCCTGCTGCGCAGCTTTCCGCGCACCCAGCTCGTCAGGGCCATGACGTATACGACTTTGCCTGCCATCGTCGGCCCGGTCATTGGCCCTCTGCTCGGCGGGTACTTGACGACCTATCTCTCGTGGCGTTGGATTTTTTACATCAACCTGCCCTTCGGGCTGATCGGCATGCTGTTGGCCTACCGCTTCGTCACACCCTTGCCAGCCAAGGACGTGCCGCCATTCGACCTGGCAGGTTTCACACTCTTTGGCGTGGGTGTCGGACTGCTGCAGCTCAGCATGGAAGGGGTCGGACACTTGCCCTGGGTCGCATTGACGACGCTTGCCGCAATTGCCGTAGGGCTGGTCCTGGGCTTTGCATGGCGGGGCCGCGCGCAAGAGCACCCCGCCGTTGACCTGGGTCTGTTGCGCGAGCGGGCGTTCGCCATTGCGACGATGGCCGGCGGATTGTGCCGGGTCGCCATGAATGCTCCCGTCTATCTCTTGCCGCTTTTGCTGCAGCTGGGCTTGGGCATGAGTCCGGTGGCGTCGGGTTCGCTCACCTTTCTATCCGCATTCGGCGCGCCGCTGATCCGGGTCGTCGTCGGCCCCGCGCTGCGCCACCTCGGGTTCAGGAGCCTGCTGATCGGCAGCGCGCTGGCCTGCTCCGCCATGCTCGCCAGCTTTGCCTTGATTGGGCCGCAGACGTCGCACCTCCGGATTGCCGCTGTCATCGTGTTGTTCGGCCTGGTGCGGTCGACCCAGTTCATGACCTCGAACACACTGGCCTACGCCGACGTGGAGCCCTGGCGCCTCAGCCGTGCCACGAGCCTGGGCGGGCTTTTGCAGCAGCTGACGGTGAGCTTCGGTGTCTCCTTCGGCGCCGCGCTGCTTGGGCTGTTCGCGCCGAACCGGTTAGCTCCTGCCTTGTCCACGTTCCACGCGGTGTTCTTCACTCTGGCTGGCCTGCCGCTGCTCGCCCTGCCTGGTTTTGCACGCTTGCGCCGCACCGATGGCGCCATTGTCAGCGGTCATCGCATTTGA